A window of the Eremothecium cymbalariae DBVPG#7215 chromosome 5, complete sequence genome harbors these coding sequences:
- the TFB6 gene encoding TFIIH complex subunit TFB6 (similar to Ashbya gossypii ADR380W): MSDVTGVLSTPRTPEHPSADQELNINDVKEIPDEEMLDLDLNPDLSTNDDDYEYGKGTVSVGSKTSKGTLNDIVDEGYDNSDDFQSRVNLYFPFLSPEKLPDIDNHTSSNRRRLSNSQQSKFIVYCDHQLARIRRKVVQSQGLRPEQGYEMLTDLILDLKKVVDFIWYSLDWCSNTELLLDQAVQQEERDYKGTHNTNFGQQQYLIQIADEFPDYLDKFSFKALDRKQLQSTFSRVFTFMKTFDMMFVRLLDGKMPGQHGCTLTEKVRIAGVVRRTRYKMQSIIHYQLLQNWGGDCELIQEYDHESNTVYEKTMQRCM, translated from the coding sequence ATGAGTGATGTTACAGGGGTGCTATCCACACCAAGAACGCCGGAGCATCCTTCGGCGGACCAAGAACTCAATATAAATGATGTAAAGGAGATACCAGATGAGGAAATGTTGGATTTAGACCTTAATCCTGATTTAAGTACgaatgatgatgactaTGAATATGGAAAGGGAACAGTATCTGTCGGGAGCAAGACTAGTAAAGGTACGTTGAATGATATAGTGGATGAAGGTTATGATAATAGCGATGATTTCCAGTCCCGTGtaaatttgtattttcCATTTCTATCACCAGAAAAGCTGCCCGATATTGACAATCATACCAGTAGCAACAGACGCCGATTATCAAATTCGCAACAATCCAAGTTTATTGTCTACTGTGACCACCAACTGGCGCGTATTCGACGAAAGGTGGTTCAAAGTCAAGGGCTACGGCCGGAGCAAGGGTATGAAATGTTGACGGATTTAATTCTCGACTTGAAAAAGGTTGTTGATTTCATATGGTATTCGCTAGATTGGTGTTCAAATACtgaattgttgttggacCAGGCCGTGCAGCAAGAAGAGCGAGACTACAAGGGCACACATAACACAAACTTTGGACAACAGCAGTATCTGATTCAGATTGCAGACGAGTTTCCTGATTATTTAGATAAGTTTTCATTCAAAGCGTTAGACAGGAAGCAGCTGCAGTCGACTTTTTCCAGGGTCTTCACGTTCATGAAGACGTTTGATATGATGTTTGTACGACTGTTAGATGGCAAAATGCCGGGTCAGCATGGTTGCACGTTGACAGAAAAAGTACGGATAGCAGGGGTAGTACGTCGTACAAGATACAAAATGCAGTCTATCATTCATTACCAGCTCCTTCAAAACTGGGGTGGTGATTGTGAGCTCATTCAAGAATATGACCACGAATCCAATACGGTTTACGAAAAAACTATGCAAAGATGCATGTGA